The DNA window TTCCTTAAtggttaaataaataaagaagTGCATGTTTTGCAACCTCTCGGTTTTGAAAATCATGAGTATCCTAATCATGTCTTTAAACTAAAACGACCAAGTTTATGTTGATGGTATCATATTTGGTTATACTAACATGCAATTAGTCAAGGAGTTTTCTAAGATAATTCTTGGagagtttgaaatgagtctaATGGAGGAGTTAAATTACTTTCTCAGACTTCAAATCAAACAACTCAAAGAAGGGACATTTATGTGTCAAACAAAGTATTTCCATGAGTTTCTTAAATGCTTCAGAATGGTAGATGCAAAGTCAATTAACACTCCAATTTCCACAAACAAAAACTTGGACAAAGATGAAAACGATAAGGATGTTGACGTTAAAAAGTATGGAGGTACGATTGGATCTCTCTTATATCTTACTACATCTAGGcctgacattatgtttagtgtatgcatATGCGCTCGATATCAATCTGCTCCCAAGGAATCTCATTTAAAATCCATAAAGCGTATTCTTAGATATCTTCATGGTACTTTTATGTATGGGCTTTGGTATCCAAAAGGATGCGATTGTAGTTTAGTTGGTTACACTAATTCCGACTTTTCCGGTTGCAAATCGGATAGGAAGAGCACTAGTGTAACTTGACGCTTATTTTCAAACTCTTTAGTCAATTGGCATAGCAAGAAGCAAGTCTTTGTTGCCTTGGCAACTGTTGAAGAGGAATATGTCGAAGCGGGTAGTTGTTGCGCTCAAATCTTATGGCTTAAACAACAATTGCATGATTTTGACATAAAACTTCAACGTATTTCGATAATGTGCGAAAATACTAGTGCTATTAACCTAACTAACAATACCGTTCTACAAATTGATAATACTCATGTTCTTATTTTTCTAGAACTGTTATGAAGACAAGTGCAAAAATATAAATACAGAAAATAAAGAACACCAAGATGTCCAATAGTTCTCCTATCCAATCAAGGGTACATCTAGTCCCCTCATATTTCGTGATAGATTTCACATTGTTATTAATGTTACAACCGATCCAAAGAAAAGCACAATACTtcacttttaaaatactttagaAAGTACATCAATTTCTCTTGTATACAATTATCACTAATACTTTATGATCCAAAATAGAATTTATTGAATAGATATTTATATAAGTTATTGCACTAGAATCAATGTCTTTAATGCGATTGATATTCTTTTCCAATAAACAATTCAAATAGAATACAATAAGATTTCTCATTAACATTTGTAACATATATGAAAGTATGCAGAAAACTTTTCAAGTATAGAAAGTTTTGAATAGCTTGTAAAAATTTGAAATGGAAGAGGTCATTTGAAACTTGAAATATTCTAGTTTATATAATGTTTAAGATACCTCTACAAAGCAATAAATATGATTTAAAATAACATGATTCAGCTGGCAATGATTTTGAAAAGGTATGATAAATCAATGGAATGAAGAGGTATGTAAAGAatccaaatttttcaaaaatggtaCAAGTGTAATCGTTTAGCATTAATGTGTAACCGATTACAATCTTTACAACTTTAAAAAATGTGTAGATTTGAACTGGTGTAATCGGTTAGCATAATTGTGTAACTGATTGCACTATGTAACCGATTAGCTTATTTTGCAATCGATTACATTTGTGGAAAGCTTATTTTTTTCCCTTTGAAAACCATGAAATGAAATTTGTGTAtctaattatataaacaaatgaATTGTTACTTGAAGTACCTTTATTTAGAACAAATGAAATGAAGTTTATTTGAGTATCTAATTATATAAACAAGTGAATTGTTACTTGAAGTACCTTGAATAATAACACTTCATTcatgtattttttaatatttcttattttttggtAATCACTCTTTCTTGATAAAAATTTAACAATTCAAATAAGGTTGTCTTCACAAAGTGCATACATATTCATGTAAATAGTATGGATTATGCTTTTGTCTAACATGTTTGGTATGATTTTCTTAGTTATTGTCAATTGTGTTTGGATATTCAGTAGAACAAATACCCTCATGTATAATCAAGGTCAATTGAGATAGCATGGTCATGTTTGTGTCTTTGGGATTGGCATTGGGTTTGAGTTAGGTCTATGGAAATGTTTGTGGTTGGTTGGTCAATGTTAATTGTGGTATTAGGGATTATGGTTGAATGATCAAAATGTGTATGATAAGTCAAGGATGACGGGGAGGTTAAAGGTTGGTAAGTTAAG is part of the Vicia villosa cultivar HV-30 ecotype Madison, WI linkage group LG2, Vvil1.0, whole genome shotgun sequence genome and encodes:
- the LOC131651521 gene encoding uncharacterized mitochondrial protein AtMg00810-like, with product MQLVKEFSKIILGEFEMSLMEELNYFLRLQIKQLKEGTFMCQTKYFHEFLKCFRMVDAKSINTPISTNKNLDKDENDKDVDVKKYGGTIGSLLYLTTSRPDIMFSVCICARYQSAPKESHLKSIKRILRYLHGTFMYGLWYPKGCDCSLVGYTNSDFSGCKSDRKSTSVT